A stretch of the Streptosporangiales bacterium genome encodes the following:
- a CDS encoding DegV family EDD domain-containing protein, which translates to MATRVAVVTDSTAYLPAVEVARHGVTVVPLTVLIDGVPGADGIDVTAADVADALRNRRRVSTSRPAPDRFAETYARAAEDGTDAVVSVHLSARMSSTLDSARLAAKSAPVPVEVVDSQRIGMGLGFGVLAAAEAAAAGADAAVCAEVAAQRSTSTDVYFYVDTLEYLHRGGRMGMATSLMGNALMVKPLLRVHDGQISLLEKVRTRAKAMTRLEEIAVASASGAPGTVVDLAVQHLAGAERAGQLAERLRDCLPRHRRLFTGEVGGVVGAHVGPGMIAVTVSRHRPHASG; encoded by the coding sequence ATGGCCACACGCGTCGCAGTGGTGACCGACTCGACCGCATATCTGCCTGCGGTCGAGGTGGCACGGCACGGTGTCACGGTGGTGCCGCTCACCGTCCTCATCGACGGCGTGCCAGGTGCCGACGGCATCGACGTGACCGCGGCGGACGTGGCCGACGCGCTCCGCAACAGGCGGCGGGTCAGCACGTCCAGACCCGCGCCGGACCGGTTCGCCGAGACGTACGCGCGGGCGGCGGAGGACGGTACGGACGCAGTGGTGTCCGTGCACCTGTCCGCGCGGATGTCCAGCACCCTCGACAGCGCGCGGCTGGCCGCCAAGTCGGCGCCTGTGCCCGTCGAGGTCGTCGACTCGCAGCGCATCGGCATGGGGTTGGGCTTCGGCGTGCTGGCCGCCGCGGAGGCCGCAGCGGCCGGTGCCGACGCGGCCGTTTGTGCCGAGGTGGCCGCGCAGCGGTCCACGTCGACGGATGTCTACTTCTACGTGGACACGTTGGAGTACCTGCACCGCGGCGGCCGGATGGGCATGGCCACCAGCCTGATGGGCAACGCGCTGATGGTGAAGCCGCTGCTGCGGGTGCACGACGGCCAGATCTCGCTGCTGGAGAAGGTGCGGACGCGGGCGAAGGCGATGACCAGGCTGGAGGAGATCGCCGTGGCGTCCGCGTCGGGCGCGCCAGGCACGGTCGTCGACCTGGCCGTGCAGCATCTCGCCGGCGCCGAGCGCGCCGGCCAGCTCGCCGAGCGGCTGCGCGACTGCCTGCCCAGGCACCGCCGGCTGTTCACCGGCGAGGTCGGCGGCGTCGTCGGTGCGCACGTCGGGCCCGGGATGATCGCCGTGACCGTCTCCAGGCACCGGCCGCACGCGTCCGGCTAG
- a CDS encoding DUF3048 domain-containing protein, which translates to MSTTSRHLVAVALAAALAVGVGCQPAEDGRRAEPTPTPSDTARYRPGKPALAVKLDNVGAARPPKGLGAADIVYVEPVEAGLSRLLAVFGTRQPKTVGPVRSARESDLELLEQYGRPAFAYSGARSSVLPDIRRAPLVDVSPARAGNAYVRDGSRRAPHNLFARPAQLLDRADKAKPPPDIGFRYDDAPAGGKPTASRTAGYRAFDAKFDWSKAKRRWLVSMDGKPHRTANGARSAAATVVIQYVDIEGRGPKDKFGNVSPYVTTTGSGRAVVLRDGKAYQARWSRPTAGEGTKYTTKSGKRMPFARGQTWVMFAAR; encoded by the coding sequence ATGAGCACTACATCGCGGCACCTGGTCGCCGTCGCGCTGGCCGCGGCGCTCGCCGTCGGCGTCGGGTGTCAGCCCGCGGAGGACGGCCGGCGAGCGGAGCCCACGCCCACACCGAGCGACACCGCCAGGTACCGGCCGGGCAAGCCGGCACTCGCGGTGAAGCTGGACAACGTGGGCGCCGCGCGGCCACCCAAGGGCCTCGGCGCTGCCGACATCGTGTACGTCGAACCGGTCGAGGCTGGCCTCAGCCGGCTGCTCGCCGTCTTCGGCACGCGGCAGCCGAAGACCGTCGGCCCTGTCCGCAGCGCGCGGGAGTCCGACCTCGAACTGCTCGAACAGTACGGGCGCCCGGCATTCGCGTACTCCGGTGCGCGCTCGTCGGTGCTGCCGGACATCCGCCGCGCGCCGCTGGTCGACGTCTCCCCCGCGCGCGCCGGCAACGCGTACGTCCGCGACGGCTCACGGCGCGCGCCGCACAACCTGTTCGCGCGGCCGGCACAGTTGCTCGACCGCGCCGACAAGGCGAAGCCGCCGCCGGACATCGGCTTCAGGTACGACGACGCGCCCGCGGGCGGCAAGCCCACCGCGAGCCGCACCGCCGGATACCGGGCGTTCGACGCGAAGTTCGACTGGTCGAAGGCGAAGCGCCGGTGGCTGGTGTCGATGGACGGCAAGCCGCACCGCACCGCCAACGGCGCGAGGTCGGCGGCGGCCACGGTGGTCATCCAGTACGTCGACATCGAAGGGCGCGGCCCGAAGGACAAGTTCGGCAACGTGTCGCCGTACGTCACGACCACCGGGTCGGGCCGGGCCGTCGTGCTCAGGGACGGCAAGGCGTACCAGGCACGCTGGTCGCGCCCGACTGCCGGCGAGGGCACGAAATACACCACGAAGTCCGGCAAGCGCATGCCGTTCGCCCGCGGCCAGACCTGGGTGATGTTCGCCGCCCGCTAG